One part of the Nitrospirota bacterium genome encodes these proteins:
- a CDS encoding DUF4926 domain-containing protein, with protein MKFELYTDVALTRDLLEHRLRRGDILKLVDHHIAPDGTEGDSIEVFNAVSDTIAVTAVPATALEALRNDEVLCARPLNVA; from the coding sequence ATGAAATTTGAGCTGTACACGGATGTGGCGTTGACGCGCGATCTGCTGGAGCACCGGCTCCGACGGGGCGACATCCTGAAACTGGTAGACCATCATATTGCGCCCGACGGCACAGAAGGGGACTCGATTGAGGTCTTTAATGCCGTCAGCGACACCATCGCCGTTACCGCCGTGCCTGCAACTGCCCTAGAAGCCCTCCGCAACGACGAAGTGCTGTGCGCTCGCCCGCTGAATGTCGCCTAG
- a CDS encoding helix-turn-helix transcriptional regulator — protein MKRARVTKGTGNIFRDVGFSGQRSAELILKSSLLQALQETIRGRGWKQVEAAARLGIDQAKVSKLLAGQMAGFSVERLVHFLSLLGQDVEVRVRQAPRGRRYGTVRAKVASRSLSVAGPRSGRPL, from the coding sequence ATGAAACGCGCGCGTGTGACGAAGGGCACGGGGAACATCTTTCGGGACGTCGGGTTTTCCGGACAACGGTCCGCTGAGCTGATTCTGAAAAGCAGTTTACTGCAGGCGCTTCAGGAAACGATCAGAGGCCGAGGATGGAAGCAGGTGGAGGCAGCCGCTCGCCTCGGAATCGATCAAGCCAAGGTGTCCAAGTTATTGGCCGGACAGATGGCCGGATTCTCGGTCGAACGCCTGGTTCATTTTCTCTCTTTACTGGGACAAGATGTAGAAGTCAGGGTGCGCCAAGCTCCTCGCGGCCGGCGATACGGCACGGTCCGCGCAAAGGTGGCGAGTCGATCGCTTTCGGTTGCGGGACCTCGGTCCGGGAGACCGCTATGA
- a CDS encoding type II toxin-antitoxin system RelE/ParE family toxin, translating into MRRLPDSVREAAGFQLFKVQQGKEPDDWKPMPTIGPGVQEIRVRDDSGAYRVFYVAKFEEAVYVLHVFQKRSQKTARADVELGKSRYADLLKWRREEGL; encoded by the coding sequence CTGCGACGGCTTCCGGACAGTGTGCGGGAAGCGGCCGGATTTCAGTTATTCAAGGTCCAACAGGGGAAAGAGCCGGATGACTGGAAGCCGATGCCGACGATCGGACCCGGGGTGCAAGAAATTCGAGTTCGGGACGACAGCGGCGCGTATCGAGTGTTCTATGTGGCCAAGTTCGAAGAAGCGGTGTACGTCCTCCATGTCTTTCAGAAGCGATCGCAGAAAACGGCGAGAGCCGATGTAGAACTCGGCAAGAGCCGATATGCGGATCTGCTGAAGTGGAGAAGGGAGGAAGGTCTATGA
- a CDS encoding DegQ family serine endoprotease — translation MRARLVNGLRRIVVFLCIGLAAQTCVLLPEQAGGAAPAGAVTTPTGLAINEAFIDAPARAKTAVVNISSTFRPEARGGPFGDPYSRRFFGEEFERGFPPPEQGQGSGVIVSPDGYIVTDNHVVQDATEVQVLLADKRTFRAKVVGTDARTDIAVIKIDATNLPTLPWGDSSRLRVGEVVLAVGNPFGLNETVTMGIISAVGRANVGIVDYEDFIQIDAAINPGNSGGALVNLKGELIGINTAIFSPTGGFMGIGFAIPRNMAKSVMTSLLEHGRVIRGWMGLGVQELTPDLARAFGLSETAKGALVSDVLEDGPAGKAKLRRGDVIAAYNGTPVKDAAHLRMLVAETKLGTTVALSVLRGNRTQEVAVTVTEMPAEPVARAGPEGEHMEHPLEGVAVDEVPPTMRGRSGRKEAGVLVVDVEPGSPADRAGLRPGDIIREIDRKPIKTLRDFERASNELAPGKRILLLVKRDGATVFLSVGS, via the coding sequence ATGCGGGCGCGACTGGTGAATGGGCTGCGCCGGATCGTCGTCTTTCTATGCATCGGGCTGGCGGCCCAAACGTGTGTGTTGCTGCCCGAGCAGGCCGGAGGCGCAGCGCCGGCCGGCGCTGTCACGACGCCGACGGGTTTAGCCATCAACGAAGCGTTCATCGACGCACCCGCCCGGGCCAAAACGGCGGTGGTCAATATCTCTTCGACCTTCAGGCCGGAGGCTCGCGGCGGGCCGTTCGGAGATCCCTACTCGCGGCGGTTTTTCGGCGAGGAGTTCGAGCGGGGTTTTCCGCCGCCCGAACAAGGGCAGGGCTCGGGCGTGATCGTCAGCCCGGACGGCTACATTGTGACCGATAATCACGTGGTGCAGGACGCCACGGAAGTGCAGGTCCTGTTGGCCGACAAGCGCACATTCAGAGCGAAAGTCGTCGGCACCGACGCCCGCACGGACATCGCCGTCATCAAAATCGACGCGACGAATCTGCCGACGTTGCCGTGGGGGGACTCCAGCCGCCTGCGCGTCGGGGAAGTCGTGCTGGCCGTGGGCAATCCGTTCGGGCTGAACGAGACCGTCACCATGGGCATCATCAGCGCGGTGGGGCGGGCGAACGTCGGCATCGTCGATTACGAGGATTTCATTCAAATCGACGCCGCGATCAACCCGGGCAATTCCGGCGGGGCGCTGGTCAACCTCAAGGGGGAGCTGATCGGGATCAACACCGCGATCTTTTCCCCGACCGGCGGATTCATGGGCATTGGGTTCGCGATCCCCCGCAACATGGCCAAGAGCGTCATGACCAGCTTGCTTGAGCACGGCCGGGTGATCCGCGGGTGGATGGGACTCGGGGTCCAGGAGTTGACGCCGGATCTGGCCCGTGCGTTCGGTCTGTCGGAGACGGCGAAAGGCGCGCTGGTGTCGGATGTCCTGGAAGACGGTCCGGCCGGCAAGGCGAAGCTTCGACGCGGCGACGTGATTGCCGCCTATAACGGAACGCCGGTCAAAGACGCCGCGCATCTGCGCATGCTGGTCGCCGAGACCAAGCTGGGCACGACGGTCGCGCTTTCCGTTCTGCGCGGAAACCGGACGCAGGAGGTGGCTGTCACCGTCACCGAAATGCCCGCCGAGCCGGTCGCCCGCGCGGGTCCTGAAGGAGAGCACATGGAACACCCGCTGGAAGGAGTCGCGGTGGACGAAGTGCCGCCGACCATGCGCGGGCGGTCGGGACGGAAAGAAGCAGGGGTGCTGGTTGTGGACGTGGAACCGGGAAGCCCGGCGGATCGTGCCGGCTTGCGCCCGGGCGACATCATCCGGGAAATCGATCGGAAGCCGATCAAGACCCTTCGGGACTTCGAGCGAGCGAGCAATGAGCTCGCTCCGGGCAAGCGCATCCTGCTGCTGGTAAAACGCGACGGGGCCACGGTCTTCCTGTCGGTTGGGTCGTGA